In the Rhizobium sp. SSA_523 genome, ACGATGGAAATATTGCCGGCCAGGAGATTAGAGAGCTGGGCGAGGAAAAGCGTCGGGCGCAATTCGGTCGTCAGCTTCTCGTTCAGCAACATTTCGCGGTCGTTGCGCTTGAGGGCCTCGTCGACGATGAGCGTATCGACCTTGATATCCCGCTCCCCGCCACCGGCCGCAACGATCATGTCCATCGTGCCGCAGAGGTCCGCATTGTCCTTCAGCCCGGCATCGTCGAGCGCAAGACCAGCCGCAAAAACGCCGAGACGCTGCCAGTTTTCCATCTGGCGCTGATCGCCGCGCTTGGCGATCTGCTGCGACCAGTCGATCTCCGGCATGGGATGGACCGGATAGGGATGGAAGCGCTCCGTCTCGACCGGCGGCCGGCGCGTTTCATGGCCGGTCAGCAGGTCCACATGCGGCGCCTTGCCGACGCCCTGGCAGGTGACGATGCCAATTCCGGTGATTACGACATCCATGTCAGAAATGCTCATCTGGAGATCATCCTTTTCACCCACGCCTTCGAAGCTTCGACGATGGGCCGTCATCATGACCGGTTACAGCGCGGATGCGCCTGACGAAAGAGGGCTTTCGGTCGGACCGGAGCACCAAAACCCTTCGGCCCGCATATTCCACTTTGCGCCGCTGCGAGCGCCAGGGATCACGCCTTTGCCAGCGCGTCCACGAGCCCTACTTCGTCGGCGCGCTTTCGCACGATATCGGCCAGCGGAACCTGGTCGAAAGGCATGGTGCGCAGTTTCAGCTGCGCATCGCAGACCTTCTTGCCCGCCGCCGTGATCTTGGTTTTTGCAACGGCATAGCCGGAGCCTTGATGCTCCAGAAACGCCTCGATGTCGAGCACTGCGTCCGGTTCGACGAAGCTGCGCATCTTGGCGCTGTCGACGGACATCAGAAAGGGCATGGCGGAAAAGTCGGTGGCGCCCAGTACGAGAAAGCCGGCGGCCTGCGCCATGGTCTCGATCAGCAGAACACCGGGCACCAGCGGCATGCCGGGAAAATGTCCCTCGAAGACCGGGCTTTTCGACGGCACGACAGATCGTGCCGTCAATATACCGGCCTGCAGATCGACCGAATCGACCCGATCGATCATCTGGAAATATTCAAGAAGCATGCGGCTTCACCGGCAGGCCGTCAGGCCTTGGCCGCCCTCAGCTCGTCGATCTTGGCGCACAGGTTCTTCAGCACGAAATATTCTTCCGTCGAAACCTTGCCTTCGTTGACTTCCTGGGTCCACTGCTCCAGCGGAATCTTGATGCCGAATTCCTTGTCGATCGCGAAGACGATGTCGAGGAAGTCCAGGCTATCAATGCCCAGATCGTCGATCGTATGGCTTTCGGGGGTGATGGTCTCGCGATCGATTTCACTGGTTTCCGCAATGATATCGGCGACTTTGTCGAAGGTAGCGGTCACGCTTTCATCCTCTGAATCTCTTAAGTTTGATGTTCCACATAGGGAAAACCGGCATCAATGCCAATGGCCTCGAAGCCGCGAGGCCGAATTTTGCACCTTAACTGTTGCCCAACGGCAATCGCGCGCTGCGGTGCGTCAGCCGGCACGCCCCTCAACCAGAGCCGTTCGAATCACCGAAAGCACCGCCTCGGGCTGCACATGCGTGGTGATCAGCTGGCTCGGATGGCCGTCCCAGTGGCCCGGCGGAAAGGCCCGGCCGTCCGGTTTCTGGATCGTCTGCCCATCGGCAATGCCGCCGCAGACCACGCGGATCGGCCCGCTGCGCGTCTCGAACAGGTCCGGCCGCACGAGATAGACGCAGGCACAGCTGTCATGCACGACCATGCCGTCGGCGACGCGGCTCTTGTAGAAGTCGATGTAAAGCTGCGAGATATCGGAGAGTAGACCGATATCGGCGCCGCCGGCCTGAACCATTTCCGCCAGGAAGCCGCTCGTCATGACGGTCTGCATGGTGACGTCGAGGCCCACGACCGTGACCCGCCAGGGCGCGGTGAAGACCAGATCGGCAGCCTCCGGATCGCCATGGATATTGGCCTCGGCCGCCGGCGAGACATTGCCATTGATGCCGAAGGCGCCGCCCATGATGATCACATCGCGCACCAGAGCCGCGACATCGGGATCGTGCTGCAGGACAAGTGCGAGATTGGTCATCCGGCCAACGGCGATCAGCGTGACCTCGCCCGGATGGGCGCGCACGGTATCGATGATGAATTGGTAGGCCGGTCGTGGATCGACCGTGCGCGACAGAGCCTCGGGCACGGGCACATCGCCAATACCGTTATGACCGTGAATGGCGGTCGGCCAGTAGCTTCCGCCCCGCGCCGGATCGAAGGTCTCTCCCGCGCCTTGCGCAACAGGTGCCGGGATGGACCAGGCCTGCGCGAGATAAAGCGCGTTGCGCGTGGTCAGCTCGATCGGCGCATTGCCGAAGACCGTGGTCACGCCGATCAGATCGATCTGAGGATGCTTGTGAAGGAAAAGAAGCGCCATGGCATCGTCAATGCCCGGATCCGTATCGAATATGACCTTATGCATGCACACGATCCTGAAGATTGGACGGCGCGCATGAATGCGCCGCCGGCCTGGTGTTGGAAGGCGCGCACAATAGCGCCGCCGGATCAGGACGCAAGCCATCCCCGGCCTCTCCCAGCCTTTCCCCAACTCTCTCCGTCTTTCCCTGTCTCTCCCCGCCTCTTCCGTCTTTGCCTGCCTTTCCCTGCCAAGAGCCGGCGCAGGCATGGCTTGCCAGGATGCATGGAGGGTGTCAGAAGACACGCGCCCTGCCCCGGCATCTGCCCGCAGATGCGACCCTGCTTCTCCGATACCGAGCCCTGCCGTGCACGATCTTGCCCCTCAAATCCTGATGCTGCTGTTCCTGGCCGCCATTCTGGCCGGCTTCATCGATTCGATCGCCGGTGGCGGCGGGCTGATTACCATTCCTGCCATGCTCCTGGCCGGCATACCGCCGCTCGAATCGCTGGCCACCAACAAGGTCCAGGGTCCTTTCGGTGCGGCTTCGGCGACGATTGCCTATGCCAGGCGCGGCCATGTCGATCTCAAAGCGCAATTGCCGATGGCGGCGATCGCCTTTGTCGGCGGCGGCATCGGCGCGCTCATCGCGTCGCATGTGCCGGGCCACTATCTCGGCGCGGCCATTCCCTTTCTGCTGATCGGCATTGCCCTGTTCTTTGCCCTGAAGCCCAACCTCTCCGACGTGGACCGCGCGCAGCGCATGACGCCGGCACTGTTTTCGGTGATCGCCGTGCCGCTCGTCGCCCTTTACGATGGCGTCTTCGGCCCTGGCGCCGGGTCCTTCTACATGCTGAGCTTCGTTCTGCTGGCCGGCTTCGGCATGCTGAAGGCAACCGCCCACACCAAGCTTCTCAATCTCGGATCGAATCTCGGCTCGCTCGCAGTCTTTGCCGTCAACGGCGTCATCTTCTGGAAACTCGGCCTGATGATGGGCGTCGGCCAGCTGATCGGCGCGCAGATCGGATCGCGACTGGCCATGCACGGCGGCGCAAAGATCATCAAGCCGCTGCTCGTCCTGTCCTGCATTGCCATGGCCGCAAAACTTCTGTCGGATCCGGCCCATCCGATCCGGCTCTGGCTGGGAATCTAGCCGTCAACCGGC is a window encoding:
- a CDS encoding 3-hydroxyacyl-ACP dehydratase FabZ family protein, which encodes MLLEYFQMIDRVDSVDLQAGILTARSVVPSKSPVFEGHFPGMPLVPGVLLIETMAQAAGFLVLGATDFSAMPFLMSVDSAKMRSFVEPDAVLDIEAFLEHQGSGYAVAKTKITAAGKKVCDAQLKLRTMPFDQVPLADIVRKRADEVGLVDALAKA
- a CDS encoding acyl carrier protein, with product MTATFDKVADIIAETSEIDRETITPESHTIDDLGIDSLDFLDIVFAIDKEFGIKIPLEQWTQEVNEGKVSTEEYFVLKNLCAKIDELRAAKA
- a CDS encoding nucleoside hydrolase — its product is MHKVIFDTDPGIDDAMALLFLHKHPQIDLIGVTTVFGNAPIELTTRNALYLAQAWSIPAPVAQGAGETFDPARGGSYWPTAIHGHNGIGDVPVPEALSRTVDPRPAYQFIIDTVRAHPGEVTLIAVGRMTNLALVLQHDPDVAALVRDVIIMGGAFGINGNVSPAAEANIHGDPEAADLVFTAPWRVTVVGLDVTMQTVMTSGFLAEMVQAGGADIGLLSDISQLYIDFYKSRVADGMVVHDSCACVYLVRPDLFETRSGPIRVVCGGIADGQTIQKPDGRAFPPGHWDGHPSQLITTHVQPEAVLSVIRTALVEGRAG
- a CDS encoding TSUP family transporter, with translation MHDLAPQILMLLFLAAILAGFIDSIAGGGGLITIPAMLLAGIPPLESLATNKVQGPFGAASATIAYARRGHVDLKAQLPMAAIAFVGGGIGALIASHVPGHYLGAAIPFLLIGIALFFALKPNLSDVDRAQRMTPALFSVIAVPLVALYDGVFGPGAGSFYMLSFVLLAGFGMLKATAHTKLLNLGSNLGSLAVFAVNGVIFWKLGLMMGVGQLIGAQIGSRLAMHGGAKIIKPLLVLSCIAMAAKLLSDPAHPIRLWLGI